AGCCGGTTCGGCCGCGGGCTGGCCCGCCAGGACGTCGTCTCCGTCGGGCTCATCGTCCCCGACGTGGTCAACCCCTTCTTCCCGGAGTTCGTGGCCGGGGTCATCGCGGCCGCAGACGAACGCGACTGGCAGGTGCTCGTGGCCAGCGCCGAGAACGACCGCTCCCGGGAGCTCGCCCTGGTCCGCTCACTCGGCCAGCAGGTGGACGCCCTCGTCGGCTACCTCAGCCATTCCGACGCGGAGCTCGAGCCGTACGTCGGCACCGTGCCGCTGGTCGTGGTCGACCGCGGGCTGGACTCCTCGCACCACGCGTTGGTCCACGTCGACACCGAGGCCGGGATCCGTGCCGGGATGCGGCACCTCATCGACCGGGGCCACCGCCGGATCGGCTTGATCGACTGCGAGTGCCTGAGCGCCCCGATGGTCCGGCACCGCACCTTCCTCGAAGTCGCCGGCGACCATGGCCTGCCGGTCGACGAGGGCTGCATCGTCATGGGAGAGCAGTCCCCGGACGGGGGCGCCGCCGCGTTCGAGGCACTGCGCGCCGAGCGCCCCGACCTCACGGCCGTGGTCGCCTTCAACGACCTCGTCGCGATCGGCGCGTTGCGGGCCGCCCGCCGGATCGGCGTCCGCGTACCGGACGACTGCGCACTCGTCGGCTATGACGGGCTGAGCGTCGTCGATCTGATCGACCCGCCACTGACGACCCTCCACCTCGACAAGCGTCGACTGGGCGAGCTGGCCATCCACCAGGTCGAGCAGCTCCTGGCGGGCGAACTGCCGCCCCCCATCGTCCTGGAACCGAGCCTGCGAGTCCGCGGGACGACATGACCCGCCCGCCCACCGGGCGACGTCGAGACGGGGCCGGCCACGACAGCCGCCCCGCTCCACAGGAGCGCGGCGACAGCGACGCACTACGGTTGCCTTCCCAGGACCCCGTCCGCAGAGCTCATCGGAGTGCGCATGTCAGCAGAAGCCGTGCCGAGCAGCTCCGTGACCCGGACACTTCCCCAGGACTCTCCGCCACAGGGCTCTCCAGCCTTGGGCTCTCAGACCCGCGACGAAGCCGAAGCCGTGCGTGGGGCCGCCGTGCCGGCCGAGGCCGTCGCCCCGCTCATGCGCGGGATCGGCGTACTGCTGCGGCTCAGTGAGGCGGACGGAGCGCTGAGCCTGAGCGGGCTGGAGCGGGCCACCGGTCTGGCGCGCTCCACGGTGGACCGGATCACCGCGACCCTCGCCCACATGGGCTACCTGCGTCTGGACGGCAGGGACGCGGTCCTCGCCCCACGGCTCATGGAACTGGGCAACGCCTACCTCTCGGCGCTGCGGCTGCCCCGCCTGCTCGACGCCCACGCCGACGCCCTCGCGGACGAACTCGACGAGTCGGTGTCCCTCGCGGTGGGCGACGGCGACGGCATCCGCTTCATCCACCAGGCCACCCGCCGCCGGGCGATGTCGTTGAGCTTCCGCATCGGAGACCTGCTGCCCTCCGAACGAACCGCGCCCGGCCCGCTGTTCGCGACCGAGTGGGAGGAGCCGGAGTGGGCGCGGTGGCGCGAACGCCGGGCGGCCGACCCGTACGACCACCGGTTTCCGGCCGTGCCGCCGCGCACGGACGGGCCGTCCGACGAGGACTTCGAGGAGCGCACCCGCGAGGCACGCCTGACGGGCTGGGCCCTGGACGACCAGCTCATCGAACCCGGCCTGGTCGCGATCGCCCTGCCGGTCCGGGACGTACGGGGTCTCGCGGATCTGCGCGGCGCCCCGCTCCCCGGACGGCGGGCGGCGGGTGACGTGCGCCCCTCGGACGCCGGCATCGCCTGTGTCGCCAGTGTCGTGAGCCATACCAGTCGGCACACGGCGGCCTCGCTCCGCGACACGCTGCTGCCGCGGCTGCGGGCGACGGTGGACGCGATGGAACGGGAGTTGCGGGAAGCACCCGAGCCCGAGGGCCGGCACACCCCTTCGGATCTCGCCGTGTGGACGGGTGCCTCCAAGCAGGAACTGGGACAGGGCTTCATCGAGTCGCTGGCCCGGGGGCTGACCGTGCTGACCGCTTTCGAGGAGGGCAGGGCCGCACTGACGCTCAGCGAGGTGGCGCAGGCCACCGGACTGGCGCGGGCCACCGCGCGCCGGGCCCTGATCACCCTGGAGCACCTCGGGTACGTCACCGCACGCGACCGCACGTTCAGCCCCACCCCGCGCGTCCTCGCGCTGGGCTTCCCTCCCCTGTCCCGTACGACCCTGTCCCGCATCGCCCAGCCGCATCTCGCCGACCTCGCCGGACGGATCCACGACTCGACGGCGCTGGCGGTGCTCGTCGGTGAGGACATCCAGTTCTTGGCCAGTGTCCCCGTCGGCCGGATCATGAGCGCGAGCGTCACAGTGGGTACTCGCCTTCCGGCGGCCGCGACCTCGGTGGGCCGCGTCGTCCTGGCGGACCTCCCACCCGGCGAACGCACGCTGCACCCGCGCAGGCTCACCGCGCGCACGACCACGGACCCGGCCGATCTGACGGCGATCCTGGAGCAGGTCCACCGGGCGGGCTACGCGTTGGTGGACGAGGAACTGGAGGAGGGGCTGCGGTCCCTCGCGGTCCCGGTGCGCGACCGTACGGGCCGGGTCGTCGCGGCGGTGAGCGTGGCGATGCACACCGCCCGGCGGACCCCCGAGCAGTGCCTGGCCGAGGTCCTCCCGGACCTGCGCGACGCCGCGGCCCGCGTCGAGGCGGATCTGTGGGTCGCGGGGCGTTTCGCTCGCATCCCCTCGGCGTGAGCGGTGCCCGCGCGCGGTCGTCGGCGCGTGGGACGCTCCCCGTTGTCGTGCTAGCCGGTGATGTGCAGCTCCGTCTCGATGCGGGCGACGGTGTCCAGGAGCGGGGGCAGCAGGGTCTCGCGTACCCAGTGGGCGTCTCCCCGTCGGACGTGGGTGGCGAGGTTGACGCCGGCCACCGCCTGCCCCGCCTCGTTGCGGACGGGCGCGCCGATCGAGATCACGCCCTCTTCGAGTTCCTGGTCCACCAGGCACCAGCCCTGCGCCCGTACCCGCTCCAGTTCCGTGAGGAGCGTCTCGCGGCAGGTGAGGGTGCGGGCGGTGAGCGGTCGCAGGGACGCCCTGTCGAGGTAGGTCCGCAGCCGTTCGTCGTCGAGGTCGGCGAGCAGGACCCGGCCCAGGGAGGTGGCGTGGGCGGGCAGGCGGGTGCCGATGTTGATGGACACGGACATGATGCGCCGGGTGGGCACGCGGCTGACGTACACCACGTCGTCCCCGTCGAGCACCGCCGCCGACGAGGACTCCTGGACCTCGGCGACCAGCTGTTCGAGGTGGGGCAGGGCGATCTCCGCCAGGGACAGACTGGACAGGTAGGCGAAACCCATTTCCAGGACCCGGGCGGTCGGACGGAAGTGCCGGCCGTCGGTGGCCACGGCCAGGTACCCGAGATCGGCCAGGGTGAGCACGAAGCGCCGGGCGGCGGCGCGGCTCATGCCGGTCGCCCTGGCGATCTCCGCGAGGGTCAGCTCCCGGGTGTCGGCGCTGAAGGCACGGATGACGGCGATACCCCGCTCCAGCGACCGCACGAAGTACCGCCCGTGTTCCTTGTCGTCCATGCGTCGCGGCTCCGATGGTCGGGGTGTTACGACTCCGTCTTCTGCAGGGCGCGGTCACCACCGCGGTCGGCGACCGGCGGGTCCGTGTCGCCGTTGTGGTGTTTGGCCCGCTGGATCTGCTCGTAGACGTGGGCGCGCAGCTCGGCGAAGCGGGTGCTGGAGCGGGTGTGCAACTGGTCGCGTGCGTCGGGGAGATCGATGGTCAGGTCCTCCTGCACCACGGTGGGGGAGGTGGACAGGATGATGGTGCGCTGGCCGAGGTAGACGGCTTCGTCGATGTCGTGGGTGACGAACAGGACGGTGACGCCCAGGTCGTGCCACAACCGCCGGATGAGGTCCTCCAGTTCGGCGCGGGTCTGCGCGTCGACGGCGGCGAAGGGCTCGTCCATGAGGAGCACCTTCGGTTCGAAGGCGACGGCTCGGGCGATGGCCACGCGCTGTTGCATGCCGCCGGACAGCTGCCAGGGGTAGGCCTGGTGGGCGTCGGCGAGCCCCACCACGTCCAGGGCGTGGTCGACCAGTTCCCGCTCGCGGGCCTTGCCGAGTTTCTTGCGGCGCAGGGGCAGGGCGACGTTGTCGCGTACGTTCATCCAGGCGAACAGGGAGCGGCCGTACTCCTGGAAGACCACCGCCATGCCGTCCGGGGGGCCGGTGACCGGGCGGCCGTCCAGGGTCACTTCGCCGCTGGTCGGGGCGAGGAGGCCCGACATGCACTTCAGCAGGGTGGTCTTGCCGCAGCCGGACGGACCGACCAGGCACACGAGTTCGCCGGCGCCGATGTGAAACGTCAGGTTCCGCAGTGCCTCGACGTTGCGGTTCCGTCCGGTGTAGATCTTCTGCAGGTTGCGTACGTCGAGCATCGACGTCTCCTTGTCAGGGGTTGCGCTGGGCCCGGCGCAGGCCGTGGTACCAGGCCAGGACCCGGTTCTCGGCGACGCGGAAGAGCAGGGAGAGGGCGAATCCGAGCAGGCCGAGCAGCAGGACGCCGCTCCACATCTCGGGGATGGCGAAGGAGCGTTGGAACTGCACGATGGCGAAGCCGAGCCCGTTGCTGGCGGCGAACATCTCGCTGATGACCATGAGGATGATCGCGATGGACAGGGCCTGCCGCATGCCGGTGACGATCTGCGGGCTGGCCGAGCGCAGCACCAGGTGCCACAGTCGGGAGGGGCCGGTGATGCCGTAGGAGCGGCAGGTGTCGCTGAGCACCTCGTCGACCGCGCGGACGCCCTCGACGGTGTTGAGCAGGATCGGCCACATGCAGCCGCTGACGATGACGATCACCTTCATGGTGTCGCCGATGCCCGCGAACAGCATGATGACGGGCACGAGCACCGGGGGTGGGATGGCCCGGAACAGTTCCAGGACCGGCTCCAGGACGTCGCGCACGCGCCGGTGCATACCGACCACGAGGCCGAGTCCCACACCGACGGCCACGGCGAGGAGATAGCCGGTGAGCAGTCGGACCAGGCTGGGGACGACGTCCGACATCAGCCGTTCACCGGTCCACACCTCGCCGAACTTGCCGAGGACGGTGGAGAGCGGGGGGATGTAGAAGTCGGTGCTGCCGGCGGTGGCGAACCACCACACGGCGAACAGGACCCCGGGCAGGCCGAGGACGAGTCCGGTCCTTCGGGCCAGTGTGAGGACGCTCATCGCCGCCCCTCCCCGCGCATCGATGGGTGCCAGTGCAGTGCCCGCCGCTCGACCGCTCGGGCCACCAGGTTGACCGCGACTCCCAGGATCCCGGTGACCAGGACCAGGGCGTAGACCCTCGGCACGGCGCCGGACGTCTGTGCGACCGCCAGCTCCTTGCCCAGGCCCGGCGAGCCGATCACGAGTTCGGCGGTGATCGTCAGGACCAGTGCCACGGTCGCGGCCAGCCGCACCCCGGTCATCACGTACGGCAGTGCGGTGGGCCACAGGACGTACCGCACCCGTCCCCAGTCGCCCATCCGGTAGCTGCGGGCGGTGTCCTCGGCGACCGGGTCGACGTCCTGGGTGCCGGCCAGCACCTGGACGAGCACCTGCCAGAAGGAGGCGTACACGACCAGCAGCAGCTTCGACTCCAGGTCGGTGCCGTACAGCAGCACCGCCACCGGGATCAGGGCCACCGACGGGATGGGGCGCAGGAACTCGATGGTGGAGGCGGTCACCGCCCGCAGCACGGGCACCGACCCGATCACCACGCCGGCCACCACCCCGGCCACCACGGCGATGACCAGCCCCAGACCCCAGCCGGTGAGGGTGTCGCCGAGCGCGGTCCAGAAGGTGTCCTCACCGAGCAGCTGCCACAGGGCCCGGCCCATCTCGGAGGCGGGCGGCAGATAGTCGGCGGAGACGGCACCGGTGTGCGGCAGCACCTCCAGCAGCACCACCAGCCCGGCCAGCCCCGCCAGTCCCCGCAGCGGGGCGCCCAGGCCGTCCGTCGCCCGCCGGAGCCGGCCGCCGCCCGGCCCGCCGGGACCGGCGGCGGTCCCGGCGGGCTTCGTCAGTACAGGCGTGCTCCCGGTCGCGCTCATGAGAACAGCGCGTCCAGATCGGGCTTCTTGCCGCCGAAGATGCCGTCCTGCTCACCGAGTTGGGCCAGCTTCTGCAGGGAGGCCATGTCGTACTCGGCCGGCCAGGTCGGCAGCGTCAGGTCCTTCAGCACCGCGCCGTCGATCTTGGTGTAAGTGGTGATGACCTGGCGCGCCTCGTCCGGGTGCTCGGAGGCGTACTTCAGCGACTCGCTCACCGCCTCGGTGAACTTCTTCACCAGGTCGGGGTTCTCCTGCACCAGCTTGGAGGAGGCGAAGTACGTCGCGATGGTCAGGTTCGGGTCCGTCTCGGCGAACGGCGACGCGATGACTCGGGCGCCCTGGCCCTTGGCTATGGTCAGCGCGGGCTCACCCATCCACGCGGCGTCGACCTGACCGCCGTCCAGCGCGGCCGGCATCTGATCGAACGGCATCTCGACGAACTTGACCTTCGAGGGGTCGCCGCCGTCCTTGCGCACCACCTCACGAACGGTGGTGTCGCCGACGTTCTGCAGCGTGTTGACCGCCACCGTCTTGCCGGCCAGTTCCTTGGCCGACTTGATCGCGCTGTCCTTCTTGACGGCCACCCCGCTGATGTCCTTCTCGACGTCTCCGGTGGAGGCGGCCCCGTTCACCACGGACTTGAGCGGTACGCCCTTGGTCTGCGCGATCATCAGCGAGGTGACGTTGCTGAACCCGAACTGGAACTGACCGCTGACCACTCCGGGGATGATGGCGGCGCCACCCTGAGCGGCCTCCATCTTCAGCTCGATGCCACGGCTGCTGAAGAACCCCTTCTTCTGCCCCAGGTACAGCGGTGCCACGTCGACGATCGGAATGATCCCGACCTTGACCTCGGTGGTCTTGCCGCCGTCCGTCGACGGGGAGCCGGCCGTGGACGACGAAGATCCACACCCGGCCGCTCCCACGACCGTCAACACCGCTACAGCAAGCCCTAGAACGCGCCTTCGCATAGGGGCCCTCCTGACAGGGTAAGGATGTGTTCGCAATGCGCACGAAATTGCGTGTGCCGAACAAGATAGGGCGGACGCTATGCCTCCGGGTGGGGTGCGTCAATAGGTGGCACCGAGACACCGCGCCGCCGGGCCCGGCCACCTCGCGCGACGGCCAGGGCCGCTCAGCCGAGCACGAAACCGCGCCTCCCGGCGGAGTGTTGAGCCGGTACAAGACCGCGGGCCGCCCCTTACGGGACGGCCCGGGTGCCACCTGTGCCTTCTGGTCACCGCGCCGTGCACGGAGGCACGGAGCAGCGATCGGCGACGGGACGGAATCGGCTAGGGATGGAGCGTGGCCTCGCCGGTGACGTGGATCGCGGTCTGCTCACCGGGGCGGACCGGCACCGTACCCGTGACACGGACGTCCACCGGACGGTCGAGCCCCTCGACGGCCACGGCGACCTTGGCGTCGTGGCCGTAGAAGCAGACGTCGGTCACCGTGGCCCGCACGGTCCCGGCCGCGCCGGTGTCGGCGAGGCGCAACTGCTCGGGGCGCAGCACGACCGTGCCGGTGCGCCGCCCGTCGGCCGGCGCGGCCAGCGCCACGGTGCCCAGCGGGGTGGTGGCCGCGGAGCCGCCGTCGACGACCGTGCCGGGCACCAGGACGGCGTCGCCCACGAACCCGGCGACCCAGGGGTCGGCGGGGCGCCGGTAGAGGTCCTGCGGGGTGTCGCACTGCGCGACGCGACCCTGCCGTACGACGGCTACGAGGTCGGCGGTGGACAGTGCCTCCTGCTGGTCGTGGGTGACCAGCAGCGCCGTGGCCCCGGTGGCCCGCAGCGCGGCCCGGACGTCCGCCCGGACCCCGGCGCGCAGGGCGCTGTCGAGGGCGTTGAACGGTTCGTCGAGCAGGACGAGCGCGGGTCGTGGCGCGAGCGCCCTGGCCAGGGCGATGCGTTGCTGCTGTCCACCGGACAGCTCGTGCGGCATCCGGTGGCCGTATCCCGAGAGTCCGACGAGGTCGAGCATCTCCTCGGTCCGGCGGCTCCGCTCGCTCCGGTCGCGTCCGGTGAGGCCGAAGGCCACGTTGCGGGCGACGCTCAGGTGCGGGAAGAGGGCACCCTCCTGCGGCACGATGCCGATGTGCCGCCGTTCCGGCGGCAGTTGCACACCCGGGCCGATCACCGTGCGCCCGCCGAGCGCGACCGTGCCCGCGTCGGCGCGCAGGAACCCGGCGACGACGCGCAGCAGGGTGGTCTTGCCGCAGCCGGAGGGCCCGAGCACGGCCGCGAGCGCACCGCCCGGCACGGTGAGGTCCAGCCCTCGCAGGACCGGCGCCTCGTGACCGTAGGACTTGGACAGCCCCTCGACGCGGAGCTCGTTGTGACGGTCGTTCATGTGCGGTGCCTGCCCAGGAGGTAGGAGGGGACGGCGGCGAGCAGGATCAGGGTGGCCGCGTAGGGCGCCGCGGCGGCGAAGGAACCGGCCCCGGTCTCGGTCCACAGCCGGGTGGCCAGCGTGTCCATGCCGGTCGGGCGCAGCAGCAGCGTCGCCGGCAGCTCCTTCATGCAGACCACGAAGGTGAGCGCGGCGCCGGCCGCCACACCCGGTGCCGCCAGGGGCACGGTCACCTCGCGCAGCACGCGCAGGGGCGACCTGCCCAGCGAACGCGCCACGTCCTCCAGCACGCGGGGCGCCTGCAGGACGGCGGCTCGGGTGGCGGCCACCGTGACGGGCAGGAAGAGGACGGCGTAGGCGCAGACCAGCAGGGGGAGCCGCTGGTAGAGCGGATAGGCGTAGCGCACCGCGAAGAAGACGAGGGACAGCGCGACGGTGATGCCGGGCAGCGCGTGGCCGGCGTAGGCGGCCTGCTCCAGCAGCCGGGCTCCGCGTCCTCGGTACCGTGCGGCGATCACTCCGACGGGCAGCGCCAGCACGGTCGTGAGGGCGGCGCCCGCCGCCGCGACCCCGAGCGTGGTCGAGGCCGTCCCCACCAGGTCGCCGACGTCCCAGGTGGCTGACGTGCCGACCGTCAGCCAGTAGCCGAGGGTGCTCAGCGGGAAGGCCACGGCGACCGCCGCGACAGCCGCGCACCAGGCGAGGGCGGGGATCCGCCAGCGTCCCAACGGGACCGGGGCGGCCGGGCGCGCGGTGCCGCCGCCGGTCCTGGCGTGGCCCGCGCGCCCCCGGGTGCGGGCCTCGGCCGCGACCAGCGCCACCGTCATCACCACCAGCACGACGCTGAGCGCGGCGGCCGGCGTGCGGTCGAAGGAGGCGCGGTAAGAGGTGTGGACGGCCCGGGTGAAGGTGTCGTAGCGCATGAGGGAGACCGCGCCGAAGTCGGAGAGCACGTACAGCGCGACGAGCAGCGCGCCGCCCGCGGCCGCCGGGCGCAGTTGCGGCAGCGTGACCCGCAGGAAGGCGCGTACGGCGCCGTGGCCGAGGGAGCGCGCGGCCTCCTCCTGCGCCGGGTCGATGCCGCGCAGCGCGGCGGCGACCGGCAGGTGGACGTACGGAAAGCTCACCAGGGTCAGCGCGAGCGCCGCCCCGCCGAACCCCGAGGCCCCCGGCACGGCGGCGAGCCATACGAAGGCGGCGACATAGCTGGGCACGGCGAGCGGCAGCGTGGCCAGCACCGACCAGGCACGCGCCCCGGGCAGGGCGGTGCGCACGGTCAGCCAGGCCAGCGAGACGCCGAGGACCAGGCAGGCCGCCACCACGACGGCCGTCAAGCCGAGGCTCCGGCCGAGGAGTTGCAGGGTGCGCTCGTCGGCGACGACGTCCCAGGCGTACTGCGGTCCCCGTTCCAGGGCGCGGACGGCGAGGTAGCCGAGCGGCAGCAGGGCGAACAGGGCGGCGACACAGGCGGGGACGAGCAGGACGAGCGGGGGTCTACGGTCCCGGTCCGAGGGGGCCTTGAGGTACGCGCGGACGCGCCGCCGCCCGGCCGGGGCGGGTGCTCCGGCCGGGCGTGTCGTGGTTTGTGTCGTGGTCACGACCGTCAGACCAGTCCGACGTCCTGGAGCATGGCCAGGGTCTCCTGGAGGGACTCCAGCTTGCCGAGGTCGATGTCGGGGGACTGCAGGGAGTCGAACGGGGGCAGGCCCTCCACGGTGCTGGTGACGCCTGCGGCCAGCGGGTACTCCTTCGTCGTGTCCGCGAAGTAGGTCTGCGCCTCCTTGGACAGCAGGAAGTCCACGGCCTTCTGGGCGGCCTCGCTCTGGCCGCCGTCCTTCAGGATGCCGACGCCGGCGACGTTGATGAGCGCTCCGGGGTCCTTGCCGGGCAGGAAGTGGAGCTTGGCGTTGACCTTGTCCTCGCCCTTCTCCGCGACCCGCTCGTACCAGTAGTAGTGGTTGACCAGGCCGAGGGAGACCTCGCCGGCCTCGATCGCGTCGAGGGTGGCCAGGTTGTGGGCGTACGTCTTGGCGCCGTTGGCCTTCAGGTCCTCCAGCCACCGACGGGTCGCGTCGTCGCCCTCCAGGGCGCGCATGCCGGTGACGAACGCCTGGAAGGAGGCGTTGGTGGGGGCGAAGCCGACCTTGTCCTTCCACTCGGGCTTCACCACGTCGTGGACACTGTCCGGGACTTCGTCCTCGTCGACCTGGTCGGGGTTGTAGGCGATGACGCGGACCCGCCCGGACAGGCCCACCCAGTCGCCGTCACCGCCGCGGTACGCCTCGTCGACCTCGTCGAGCGTGGACGGGGGCAACTGCTCCAGCACCCCCTCCTTGGAGAGCGCGCCGAGTGCCCCGGCGTCCTGCGAGAAGAACAGCCCGGCCTTGGTGCGGTCGCCCTCCTCCAGGATCTGCGCGGCCAGTTCGGCGCTGTCGCCGTAGCGCACCTCCACCTTCGTGCCGACGGCCTTCTCCAACTTGTCGAGGATCGGCTCGACCAGTTTCTCGTTGCGGCCGGAGTAGATCACGAGCGTGGAGTCGCCGCTCTTCGCCGACCCGCCCTTGTCGTCGTCGGAGCCGCAGGAGGCGAGGGCGGGGAGCAGCAGGCCGGCCGCGAGGAGCGCGGTGATCCGGCCAGCCAGAGGGCGTCGCATGTGGTGTGCCTTCCTACGTGTTCGCCGCAACGCCGCAGGTCGGGCGTTCGTCAGCGAGCGGCGGAGTGATGCTTTCCAGCCAACTGTGAACATGCTATGAATAAGGTAAAGCTCACCTAACCGTCAAGGGATCTGTGCTATTTGCGGACGCTGCCGCAGAAAGGTCGCGCGCCCGTGCTCAACCCCTCCAGACCCCTCTGGGCACCGTTCACCGCCCCCGCTCCCCGCACCGACGCCGTCGTCCTGCCCCCACCACCCCTGCCGGGGCGGGGCGTACCGTTCGCCCGCCGCCTCGCGTCGTACGGCGACCGCACCGCACTCATCACGCCCTCGGGCGAGGTCAGTTACCGCGCGCTCGCCGAACGCGTCGCCGCCACAGCCGAACGTCTGGGCCCCGTACGCCGCTTGGTCCTGCTGGCCGGGGCCAACCGCACCGACGCCCTCGTCATCCACCTCGCGGCACTCTCCGCCGGCCACCCCGTCCTACTCGTCCCCGGTGACAGCCCCGCCACCCTCGACGCCCTCACCGCCGCGTACGACCCGGACGTCGTCGCGCGGCCGGACACCCACGGCACCTGGGAACTCGACGAACGCCGGCGCGGAAGCGCCCACCTCCTCCACCCGGAACTCGCGCTGCTGCTCAGCACCTCCGGTTCGACCGGCTCGCCCAAGCTGGTCCGGCTCTCCCACGAGAACCTCCAGGCCAACGCCGAGTCCATCGCCACGTACCTCGGCATCCGCGACACCGACCGGGCGGCCACGACCCTGCCACCGCACTACTGCTACGGACTGTCGGTCATCCACAGCCAGCTGCTGCGCGGCGCCGGGCTGATCCTCACCGACCGGTCGGTGACCGACCCCGCCTTCTGGGAGGAGTTCCGCGCCGCCCGCGGCACCTCCCTCGCCGGAGTCCCGTACACCTTCGACCTGCTCGACCGGATCGGCTTCGACCGGATGGACCTCCCCCACCTGCGCTACGTCACCCAGGCCGGCGGCCGTCTGGCGCCCGAACAGGTCGCCCGCTACGCCCAGTTGGGTCGCCGCGCGGGCTGGGAGCTGTTCGTGATGTACGGACAGACCGAGGCGACGGCCCGCATGGCGTACCTGCCGCCCGATCGGGCCGCCGAGCGCCCACGGGCCGTCGGCGTACCGATCCCCGGCGGCTCCTTCCGGATCAGACCCGTGGACGACGTCGACGAGCCCGACACCGGCGAACTCGTCTACTCGGGCCCCAACGTCATGCTGGGGTACGCCGAGGGCCCCGCGGACCTCGCCCTCGGCCGCACGGTCGAGGAACTGCACACCGGGGACATCGCCCGGCGCGCCCCCGACGGGCTGTACGAAGTCGTGGGCCGCCGCAGCCGGTTCATCAAGATCCTGGGCCTGCGCATAGACCCGCAGCGCGTCGAGACGATCCTGGCGGACCACGGCATCCGTGCCCTCTGCGCGGGCGACGACGACGCACTCGCCGTCGTCGCGACGCAAGCCCACGGTGTCGACGCGGCAGGCGTCCGG
This genomic stretch from Streptomyces deccanensis harbors:
- a CDS encoding ABC transporter permease; the protein is MTTTQTTTRPAGAPAPAGRRRVRAYLKAPSDRDRRPPLVLLVPACVAALFALLPLGYLAVRALERGPQYAWDVVADERTLQLLGRSLGLTAVVVAACLVLGVSLAWLTVRTALPGARAWSVLATLPLAVPSYVAAFVWLAAVPGASGFGGAALALTLVSFPYVHLPVAAALRGIDPAQEEAARSLGHGAVRAFLRVTLPQLRPAAAGGALLVALYVLSDFGAVSLMRYDTFTRAVHTSYRASFDRTPAAALSVVLVVMTVALVAAEARTRGRAGHARTGGGTARPAAPVPLGRWRIPALAWCAAVAAVAVAFPLSTLGYWLTVGTSATWDVGDLVGTASTTLGVAAAGAALTTVLALPVGVIAARYRGRGARLLEQAAYAGHALPGITVALSLVFFAVRYAYPLYQRLPLLVCAYAVLFLPVTVAATRAAVLQAPRVLEDVARSLGRSPLRVLREVTVPLAAPGVAAGAALTFVVCMKELPATLLLRPTGMDTLATRLWTETGAGSFAAAAPYAATLILLAAVPSYLLGRHRT
- a CDS encoding AMP-binding protein; the encoded protein is MLNPSRPLWAPFTAPAPRTDAVVLPPPPLPGRGVPFARRLASYGDRTALITPSGEVSYRALAERVAATAERLGPVRRLVLLAGANRTDALVIHLAALSAGHPVLLVPGDSPATLDALTAAYDPDVVARPDTHGTWELDERRRGSAHLLHPELALLLSTSGSTGSPKLVRLSHENLQANAESIATYLGIRDTDRAATTLPPHYCYGLSVIHSQLLRGAGLILTDRSVTDPAFWEEFRAARGTSLAGVPYTFDLLDRIGFDRMDLPHLRYVTQAGGRLAPEQVARYAQLGRRAGWELFVMYGQTEATARMAYLPPDRAAERPRAVGVPIPGGSFRIRPVDDVDEPDTGELVYSGPNVMLGYAEGPADLALGRTVEELHTGDIARRAPDGLYEVVGRRSRFIKILGLRIDPQRVETILADHGIRALCAGDDDALAVVATQAHGVDAAGVRRLVADTCGLPPHALRVRVVRELPRLASGKPDHQAVRRLAREPEASAPGPGTDDLRALYAEILDRTDVTEDSSFVDLGGDSLSYVEMSLRLEQTLGELPVDWHTTPIRKLRGERALPRTPGSTRPRRTLETGIALRAVGIVLIVGSHIPLFTVQGGAHVLLGVAGFNFARFHLSPPDRRERLRRTGRSIAYIALPSMVWITFALLLTREYDLANIVLANSLLPQDNSNPEWRYWFVEALVYFLTGLAVLLAVPLLDRAERRSPFGFALALVALGSVGRYDPWGLAHVRYHLSPTVVFFLFALGWAAARARTTGQRLLLTAVLLITVPGLFSGGQPLRTSIVVAGLTLLLWIPALPSTDPLNRLAGILAGNSLYIYLTHFQVYPYLRDHSPLLALAACLVVGVAYGAVATRLTRRLLPPTGTVTDRPTWGMLRLPGTLRRG
- a CDS encoding iron ABC transporter substrate-binding protein — its product is MRRPLAGRITALLAAGLLLPALASCGSDDDKGGSAKSGDSTLVIYSGRNEKLVEPILDKLEKAVGTKVEVRYGDSAELAAQILEEGDRTKAGLFFSQDAGALGALSKEGVLEQLPPSTLDEVDEAYRGGDGDWVGLSGRVRVIAYNPDQVDEDEVPDSVHDVVKPEWKDKVGFAPTNASFQAFVTGMRALEGDDATRRWLEDLKANGAKTYAHNLATLDAIEAGEVSLGLVNHYYWYERVAEKGEDKVNAKLHFLPGKDPGALINVAGVGILKDGGQSEAAQKAVDFLLSKEAQTYFADTTKEYPLAAGVTSTVEGLPPFDSLQSPDIDLGKLESLQETLAMLQDVGLV